Genomic segment of Oryza sativa Japonica Group plastid, complete genome:
TTGAAAAGCCACCTACAGACGCTTTACGCCCAATCATTCCGGATAACGCTTGCATCCTCTGTCTTACCGCGGCTGCTGGCACAGAGTTAGCCGATGCTTATTCCTCAGATACCGTCATTGTTTCTTCTCCGAGAAAAGAAGTTGACGACCCGTGGGCCTTCCACCTCCACGCGGCATTGCTCCGTCAGGCTTTCGCCCATTGCGGAAAATTCCCCACTGCTGCCTCCCGTAGGAGTCTGGGCCGTGTCTCAGTCCCAGTGTGGCTGATCATCCTCTCGGACCAGCTACTGATCATCGCCTTGGTAAGCTATTGCCTCACCAACTAGCTAATCAGACGCGAGCCCCTCCTTGGGCGGATTTCTCCTTTTGCTCCTCAGCCTACGGGGTATTAGCAACCGTTTCCAGTTGTTGTTCCCCTCCCAAGGGCAGGTTCTTACGCGTTACTCACCCGTTCGCCACTGGAAACACCACTTCCCGTTCGACTTGCATGTGTTAAGCATGCCGCCAGCGTTCATCCTGAGCCAGGATCGAACTCTCCATGAGATTCATAGTTGCATTACTTATAGCTTCCTTATTCGTAGACAAAGCGGATTCGGAATTGTCTTTCCTTCCAAGGATAACTTGTATCCATGCGCTTCAGATTATTAGCCTGGAGTTCGCCACCAGCAGTATAGCCAACCCTACCCTATCACGTCAATCCCACAAGCCTCTTATCCATTCCCGTTCGATCGTGGCGGGGGGAGTAAGTCAAAATAGAAAAAACTCACATTGGGTTTAGGGATAATCAGGCTCGAACTGATGACTTCCACCACGTCAAGGTGACACTCTACCGCTGAGTTATATCCCTTCCCCGTCCCCTCGAGAAAGAGAATTACCGAATCCTAAGGCAAAGGGGCGAGAAACTCAAGGCCACCCTTCCTCCGGGCTTTCTTTCCACACTATTATGGATAGTCAAATAATGGGAAAAATTGGATTCAATTGTCAACCGGTCCTATCGAAAATAGGATTGACTATGGATTCGAGCCATAGCACATGGTTTCATAAAATCTGTACGATTTTCCCGATCTAAATCGAGCAGGTTTCCATGAAGAAGATCTTGTTCAGCATGTTCTATTCGATACTGGTAGGAGAAGAACCCGACTCGGTATTCTTAAAAAAAGAGGGGAAGCAGAACCAAGTCAAGATGATATGGGTCGCCCCTTCTTCTTGCGCCAAAGATCTTACCATTTCCGAAGGAACTGGGGCTACATTTCTTTTCAATTTCCATTCAAGAGTTTCTTATCTGTTTCCACGCCCTTTTTTGAGACCTCGAAACATGAAATGGACAAATTCCTTCTCTTAGGAACACATACAAGAAAAAGGATAATGGTAGCCCTCCCATTAACTACTTCATTTCATTTATGAATTTCATAGTAATAGAAATCCATGTCCTACCGAGACAGAATTTCGAACTTGCTATCCTCTTGCCTAATAGGCAAAGATTGACCTCTGTAGAAAGAATGATTCATTCGGATCGATATGAGGACCCAACTACGTTGCATTGCAGAATCCATGTTCCATATTTGAAGAGGGTTGACCTCTGTGCTTCTCTCATGGTACAATCCTCTTCCTGCTGAGCCCCCTTTCTCCTCGGTCCACAGAGAAAAAATGGAGGACTGGTGCCGACAGTTCATCACGGAAGAAAGAACTCACAGAGCCGGGATCGCTAACTAATAGAATAGTACTACTAACTAATACTAATATATAGAAATAGATATCTAGAAATAGAAACAACTAATATATAGATAATCGAAATTGAAAAGAACTGTCTTTTCTGTATACTTTCCCCGTTCTATTGCTACCGCGGGTCTTATGCAATCGATCGGATCATATAGATATCCCTTCAACACAACATAGGTCATCGAAAGGATCTCGGACGACTCACCAAAGCACGAAAGCCAGTTAGAAAATGGATTCCTATTTGAAGAGTGCCTAACCGCATGGATAAGCTCACATTAACCCGTCAATTTTGGATCCAATTCGGGATTTTTCTTGGGAAGTTTCGGGAAGAAATTGGAATGGAATAATATAGATTCATACAGAGGAAAAGGTTCTCTATTGATGCAAACGCTGTACCTAGAGGATAGGGATAGAGGAAGAGGGAAAAATCGAAATGAAATAAATAAAGAATAAAGCAAAAAAAAAATAAGTCGAAGATAGAAGAGCCCAGATTCCAAATGAAGAAATGGAAACTCGAAAAGGATCCTTCTGATTCTCAAAGAATGAGGGGCAAGGGGATTGATACCGAGAAAGATTTCTTCTTATTATAAGACGTGATTTGATCCGCATATGTTTGGTAAAAGAACAATCTTCTCCTTTAATCATAAATGGAAAGTGTTCAATTAGAACATGAAAACGTGACTCAATTGGTCTTAGTTAGTCTTCGGGACGGAGTGGAAGAAAGGGCGAAGACTCTCGAACGAGGAAAAGGATCCCTTCGAAAGAATTGAACGAGGAGCCGTATTAGGTGAAAATCTCATGTACGATTCTGTAGAGGGACAGGAAGGGTGACTTATCTGTCGACTTTTCCACTATCAACCCCAAAAAACCCAACTCTGCCTTACGTAAAGTTGCCAGAGTACGATTAACCTCTGGATTTGAAATCACTGCTTATATACCTGGTATTGGCCATAATTTACAAGAACATTCTGTAGTATTAGTAAGAGGAGGAAGGGTTAAGGATTTACCCGGTGTGAGATATCGCATTATTCGAGGAGCCCTAGATGCTGTCGCAGTAAAGAATCGTCAACAAGGGCGTTCTAGTGCGTTGTAGATTCTTATCCAAGACTTGTATCATTTGATGATGCCATGTGAATCGCTAGAAACATGTGAAGTGTATGGCTAACCCAATAACGAAAGTTTCGTAAGGGGACTGGAGCAGGCTACCATGAGACAAAAGATCTTCTTTCTAAAGAGATTCGATTCGGAACTCTTATATGTCCAAGGTCAATATGGAAATTCTTTCAGGGGTTTTCCCTTACTTTGTCCGTGTCAACAAACAATTCGAAATACCTCGACTTTTTCAGAACAGGTCCGAGTCAAATAGCAATGATTCGAAGCACTTCTTTTTCCATTACACTATTTCGGAAACCTAAGGACTTGATGGTATGGATATGGAAAATACAGGATTTCCGATCCTAGCGGGAAAAGGAGGGAAACGGATACTCAATTTTAAGTGAGTAAACTGAATTCCATACTCGATCTCATAGATCCCTATAGAATTCTGTGGAAAGCCGTATTCGATGAAAGTTGTATGTACGGCTTGGAGGGAGATCTTTCCTATCTTTCGAGATCCACCCTACAATATGGGGTCAAAAAGCCAAAAAAATAAGTGATTCGTTTTTAGCCCTTATAAAAAGAAAACGGATTCTTGAACCTCTTTCACGCTCATGTCACGTCGAGGTACTGCAGAAAAAAGAACTGCAAAATCCGATCCAATTTTTCGTAATCGATTAGTTAACATGGTGGTTAACCGTATTATGAAAGACGGAAAAAAATCATTGGCTTATCAAATTCTCTATCGAGCCGTGAAAAAGATTCAACAAAAGACAGAAACAAATCCACTATTGGTTTTACGTCAAGCAATACGTAGAGTAACTCCCAATATAGGAGTAAAAACAAGACGTAATAAAAAAGGATCGACGCGGAAAGTTCCGATTGAAATAGGATCTAAACAAGGAAGAGCACTTGCCATTCGTTGGTTATTAGAAGCATCCCAAAAGCGTCCGGGTCGAAATATGGCTTTCAAATTAAGTTCCGAATTAGTAGATGCTGCCAAAGGGGGTGGGGGTGCCATACGCAAAAAGGAAGCGACTCATAGAATGGCAGAGGCAAATAGAGCTCTTGCACATTTTCGTTAATCCATGAACAGAATCTAGGTATGTAGACACATGGATCCATACATCTCGATCGGAAAAGAATCAATAGAAGGAGAATCGGACGATATCTTTCTCGAAACAAACAAAAAGGAAAAGAAAGAGAAAACAGAAATCATGAATCAACTAAGCCTCTCGGGGGCTTGCTTAAGAATAAGAAAGAGGAATCTTATGGAAATAGCATGGAATAAGGTTTGATCCTATTCATGGGGATTCCGTAAATATCCCATTTCCAAAAAATTCGAAACAATCGGGACCTTTTCCGGAGATTGGATGCAGTTACTAATTCATGATCTGGCATGTACAGAATGAAAACTTCATTCTCGATTCTACGAGAATTTTTATGAAAGCGTTTCATTTGCTTCTCTTCCAGGGAAGTTTCATTTTCCCAGAATGTATCCTAATTTTTGGCCTAATTCTTCTTCTGATGATCGATTTAACCTCTGATCAAAAAGATAGACCTTGGTTCTATTTCATCTCTTCAACAAGTTTAGTAATAAGCATAACGGCCCTATTGTTCCGATGGAGAGAAGAACCTATAATTAGCTTTTCGGGAAATTTCCAAACGAACAATTTCAACGAAATCTTTCAATTTCTTATTTTATTATGTTCAACTTTATGTATTCCTCTATCCGTAGAGTACATTGAATGTACAGAAATGGCTATAACAGAGTTTCTGTTATTCGTATTAACAGCTACTCTAGGGGGAATGTTTTTATGTGGTGCTAACGATTTAATAACTATCTTTGTAGCTCCAGAATGTTTCAGTTTATGTTCCTACCTATTGTCTGGATATACCAAGAGAGATCTACGGTCTAATGAGGCTACTATGAAATATTTACTCATGGGTGGGGCAAGCTCTTCTATTCTGGTTCATGGTTTCTCTTGGCTATATGGTTCATCTGGGGGGGAGATCGAGCTTCAAGAAATTGTGAACGGTCTTATCAATACACAAATGTATAACTCCCCAGGAATTTCAATTGCGCTTATATCCATCACTGTAGGACTTGGGTTCAAGCTTTCCCCAGCCCCTTTTCATCAATGGACTCCTGACGTCTACGAAGGAGTGTGGTTCGTTCGACAAATTCCTACCTCTATATCTATCTCTGAGGTGTTTGGGTTTTGCAAAACTCCATAGATATGCAGAAGAGAAATGCTATCCCCACTCCGACCAAGACAGAACTTTTACCAAAAGTTTATTGTGATCTTTTTGTTCAAATAACAATTAAGGTGAAGCAGGGTCAGGAACAACGAATCTCTTTATGATAAACAGATCCATTTTGCAAGCTCGTTATTACGGGTAGTTCCTACAAAGAATCGGACTAATGACGTATACAATGCTTGAATTATCGAGCTAGATGCTACATAGTGGGTTCTCATCCTTCAGAGACTACGAGTGTAATAGGAGCATCCGTTGACAAAAGGATCACCCTAAGATGATCATCTCATGGCTATTGGGAACGAATCAAATCAGATGGTTCTATTTCTCAACCTTTCTGACTTGCTCCTACGGAACCAAGGTCGAAAGGATTGAAAAAGTCAGTCATTCACAACCACTGATGAAGGATTCCTCGAAAAGTTAAGGATTAGTAGTTCTTTTTCGAAATCGATTTCGAAAAAGAATGGATTCGGTCTTATACATACGCGAGGAAGGTAATCAAAAAAGAAAGAAGACAAGTTCTTCTTTCTTTTATCACTTAGGAGCCGTGCGAGATGAAAGTCTCATGCACGGTTTTGCATGAGAGAAAGAAGCGAGGAATCCTCTTTTCGACTCTGACTCCCCCACTCCAGTCGTTGCTTTTCTTTCTGTTACTTCGAAAGTTGCTGCTTCAGCTTCAGCCACGCGAATTCTCGATATTCCTTTTTATTTCTCATCAAACGAATGGCATCTTCTTCTGGAAATCCTAGCTATTCTTAGCATGATATTGGGGAATCTCCTTGCTATTACTCAAACAAGCATGAAACGTATGCTTGCATATTCGTCCATAGGGCAAATCGGATATGTAATTATTGGAATAATTGTTGGAGACTCAAATGATGGATATGCAAGCATGATAACTTATATGCTTTTCTATATCTCCATGAATCTAGGAACTTTTGCTTGCATTGTATTATTTGGTCTACGTACCGGAACTGATAACATTCGAGATTATGCAGGATTATACACGAAAGATCCTTTTTTGGCTCTCTCTTTAGCCCTATGTCTCTTATCCCTAGGAGGCCTTCCTCCACTAG
This window contains:
- the rps12 gene encoding ribosomal protein S12, producing MPTVKQLIRNARQPIRNARKSAALKGCPQRRGTCARVYTINPKKPNSALRKVARVRLTSGFEITAYIPGIGHNLQEHSVVLVRGGRVKDLPGVRYRIIRGALDAVAVKNRQQGRSKYGVKKPKK
- the rps7 gene encoding ribosomal protein S7 translates to MSRRGTAEKRTAKSDPIFRNRLVNMVVNRIMKDGKKSLAYQILYRAVKKIQQKTETNPLLVLRQAIRRVTPNIGVKTRRNKKGSTRKVPIEIGSKQGRALAIRWLLEASQKRPGRNMAFKLSSELVDAAKGGGGAIRKKEATHRMAEANRALAHFR
- the ndhB gene encoding NADH dehydrogenase subunit 2; amino-acid sequence: MIWHVQNENFILDSTRIFMKAFHLLLFQGSFIFPECILIFGLILLLMIDLTSDQKDRPWFYFISSTSLVISITALLFRWREEPIISFSGNFQTNNFNEIFQFLILLCSTLCIPLSVEYIECTEMAITEFLLFVLTATLGGMFLCGANDLITIFVAPECFSLCSYLLSGYTKRDLRSNEATMKYLLMGGASSSILVHGFSWLYGSSGGEIELQEIVNGLINTQMYNSPGISIALISITVGLGFKLSPAPFHQWTPDVYEGSPTPVVAFLSVTSKVAASASATRILDIPFYFSSNEWHLLLEILAILSMILGNLLAITQTSMKRMLAYSSIGQIGYVIIGIIVGDSNDGYASMITYMLFYISMNLGTFACIVLFGLRTGTDNIRDYAGLYTKDPFLALSLALCLLSLGGLPPLAGFFGKLYLFWCGWQAGLYFLVSIGLLTSVLSIYYYLKIVKLLMTGRNQEITPYVRNYRRSPLRSNNSIELSMTVCVIASTIPGISMNPILAIAQDTLF